The Sphingopyxis fribergensis DNA segment TGCGGGCTTCGCCGCACCGACGATGGCGGTCGCGCACTGAACTTCCCCGGGGGAGCGGTGGACGAGCCGGACAAGAGCTCGCCGTCGCTGCCGGGTCATAATGGGAGAGAGACATGGCAAGCGAAACAGATGCCCCGCCAACAGTCGCGGAGCAAAGAAAGACCGAACGGCGCGTCATCATCGGATCGTCGTTGGGCACCGTGTTCGAATGGTATGATTTCTACCTCTATGGCCTGCTCGCCAGCGCGCTGTCGCTTCATTTCTTTTCGGGGGTGAACGAGACCACCGGTTTTATCCTTGCGCTTATGGCCTTTGCCGCCGGGTTCGCCATCCGCCCGTTCGGGGCGCTGGTGTTCGGGCGGATCGGCGACATTGTCGGGCGCAAGAACACCTTTCTCGTCACCATGGCGATCATGGGCCTGTCGACCTTCGCCGTCGGTTTCCTGCCCGGATATGACAGCATCGGCATTGCGGCGCCGATCATCCTCATGGTCCTGCGCTTGTTGCAGGGGCTCGCTATCGGCGGCGAATATGGCGGCGCGGCGGTCTATGTCGCCGAACATGCCCCGCCCGGAAAACGCGGCTTCTATACCAGCTTTATCCAGACCACCGCTATGTTGGGCCTGATCCTCGCTTCGTCGCTTGTCGTCGGGCTGCGCGCGATCATGGATGCCGAAACCTTCCTTGCCTGGGGCTGGCGCATTCCCTTCATCTTCTCGATCGTGCTGCTCAGCGTCACGCTGTGGATCCGCTTCCAGCTGGAGGAAAGCCCGGTATTTCAGCGGATGAAGGCGCAGGGCGCCACGTCGAAGGCGCCGCTGACCGAAGCGTTTGGCAAGTGGAAAAATCTGAAGATCGTGCTGATCGCGCTCTTCGGCGCGGTGGCCGGGCAGGCGGTGATCGGCTTTTCCGCGCATCTCTATCCGCTCTTCTTTCTCGAACGCATCGCGCGGGTCGATGGGGCGACCGCAAACTTCCTTGTCGCCACCGCGCTGATGCTCATCATCCCCTGCTTTGTCTTCTTCGGCTGGCTCAGCGACAAGATAGGGCGCAAGCCGATCATGATGACCGCCTGCGTCATCGCGCTCTTCGTCTATTTCCCGCTCTACAAGGCACTGGTCGGAGCCGCGAACCCGGCGATGGCCGCTGCGGTCGAACGCGCGCCGGTCACGGTCGTCGCGCACGGCGGCGAATGTTCGTTCCAGTTCGATCCGATCGGCAAAAACACGTTCGACCGGACGAGCTGCGACATTGCCAAATCCTATCTGGCAAAAGCGGGCGTCAACTATGCCAACATCGAGGCGCCGGCGGGAACGGCGGCGTCGGTACGGATCGGCGATACCGTGTTACCAGTCCCTGATCCTTCGGGCCTGGATGCTGAAGGCCGCGCCGAAGCGGTCGCTTTCTTCGCGGCGGCGGCAAAGACCGAACTCGACGCGGCGGGTTATCCGGACAAGGCCGATCCGGCGCAGGTGAACAAGGTCAAGGTGATCATTATCCTCTGCGTCTTTGGCGTGCTGGCGACAATGGTTTATGGTCCGTTAGCGGCACTGCTCGTCGAGCTGTTCCCGGCGCGTATCCGTTACACCTCGCTGTCGCTGCCCTATCATATCGGCAATGGCTGGATCGGTGGTTTCATGCCGACGATCGGCTTTGCAATGGTCGCCGCGACCGGTAATATTTATCAGGGGCTCTGGTATGCGGTGGCTATTGCAGGCGTCACCGCCGTCGTCGGCATCCTCTTCCTGCCCGAAACCTATAAGCGGGATATCGAAGCCTAGCGCTGTGGTGACCGGCCGCCGTGCGCTGATCTGAATCTAGCGCGCAGCAGCGATCAGCAGTTCGCGGAACGCCGCCGTCGTCGTGGCGACGGCGGCGGTATCGACGCAGCGCGCATCGTCGCCCTCAACATGGTGGAAACGATGGACGCCGAAGATGCCCGCGACCGAAGAATAGCCGGCAGCGATGATCGCGGTCAGTTCGCCTGCGGACAATTTGTCGCTGGGGTAGGGCGTCTCGAGCCCCGCAACACCTGCAAACAGGCGGCGCGCGACCGGAAGCAAGGGCGGGCTGACGACCAGATAGCGTTGCGAATCGGTTCCACCGATTGGAGACAGCCCGAACAGCCCCTCATGCCAGTCGCGGGCCGCGAGATTGGCGCCGAGGTGGAGCCAGAAATGTGTATCGGCGGGCTTCGGCGCCGCCGCCTTCAATGCCTCTTCGGCGCCCAGATTCTCATATTCATGCCCGCTGTTGCACAGAAAAGCTAGGTCGTGGTCGGGAAACAGCGTCGGCGCTTCGCGCGCAAGGTGCAGCCAAGCCGCGATCCCGCCGCCGCGCTCTCCAGCACAGCCGAACCAGCCCGACCGCGGCGTCGAGACGACGAGCCAGCGACCTTTGCCGCGGTTCATACGGCCGACGACGTTGAATGCCGGACGGCACCCGCCTTCGCCCGCCAGGGTGACGGTCGCCATTCCGTGCGTCATCGCGGCTTTCAGAAATGGTCCGGCATCGATGGGCGCGATGAGTCCCACCGGCCCGGTGAACATGGGCGCGCGCCCGTCGGCATTGAGCGCGATAATCTTTCCGGTCGGGCCGTTGGTGATGACGACGGCCGCCTTTGCGCCCGCGCCAAGGGCATGGTCGATCGGGTTACGGATCGGCTTTGCCAGCGCTGAAGACCACCGGCCATAAGGGAGGTCGATCAGCGCAATTGCCCCGGCAAGCGGTGCGCTGGCCTGTCCTGCGCGATCGACGCGCACCAGCGGCCCCGATATACCCATGGGCGGCGTTGGCACCACAAT contains these protein-coding regions:
- a CDS encoding MFS transporter — its product is MASETDAPPTVAEQRKTERRVIIGSSLGTVFEWYDFYLYGLLASALSLHFFSGVNETTGFILALMAFAAGFAIRPFGALVFGRIGDIVGRKNTFLVTMAIMGLSTFAVGFLPGYDSIGIAAPIILMVLRLLQGLAIGGEYGGAAVYVAEHAPPGKRGFYTSFIQTTAMLGLILASSLVVGLRAIMDAETFLAWGWRIPFIFSIVLLSVTLWIRFQLEESPVFQRMKAQGATSKAPLTEAFGKWKNLKIVLIALFGAVAGQAVIGFSAHLYPLFFLERIARVDGATANFLVATALMLIIPCFVFFGWLSDKIGRKPIMMTACVIALFVYFPLYKALVGAANPAMAAAVERAPVTVVAHGGECSFQFDPIGKNTFDRTSCDIAKSYLAKAGVNYANIEAPAGTAASVRIGDTVLPVPDPSGLDAEGRAEAVAFFAAAAKTELDAAGYPDKADPAQVNKVKVIIILCVFGVLATMVYGPLAALLVELFPARIRYTSLSLPYHIGNGWIGGFMPTIGFAMVAATGNIYQGLWYAVAIAGVTAVVGILFLPETYKRDIEA